The Branchiostoma floridae strain S238N-H82 chromosome 7, Bfl_VNyyK, whole genome shotgun sequence region CCATTCAGGTACATTAGACATGTAGGTCCGGACCTGAGACGGAACAACTTTACAGATCGTAGATCTCCCTGAAACGTTACTGACTTGGACAAATACCATAGCCGGCTCTTAAGGACAGCTGCTATAAGCGCTAAAACTTAAGATTGGTGTCAGACTGCATAGATAGAAgaaacaggtacaggtacaggtacaggactGTAAGGCTATAAAACTTTCACGCCGAGAATGAACCTCTTTTTACTTTTTACGATTAGCTAGTATGAATAATTTAACGTGCTCGAGAcatggctgtcctcaaacaaaatcTATTTAACATACGATGGACATCGATCCCTAACTGGAACCTACTCTTTTTGACCTGAGTGAATAAGGAAAttagtgtaaagtgccttttctaaAGGACTGTCAGGAATTTGCAAAGCTCTCGATCTCAGATCATTGGCCCACACGGTGGTGCTAAATCGTGCCACTCGACTGAGTTCATGCACGATAGTACGATACAAGTTGGGagctactcttcaagcagaggatGTTGGGAATTAAAACCGTGCtctttccttatatgccgtctttttcgaTCAGCCTCCCTACCAAATGTTGGTGAttgaaaaagacggcatataaggaaaaggtcacggtTTTCTCcaccaacctttgcttggagagtactgggAGCATCCAGACACGTCTCGGTCCTTAGTAAAAACATGGACTTACCATACTTGCCTCTCTTAAAGTCTGAATCTATTGCTTActtcaaacatttcaacaatGGATACAACAAAGGTTTTATTACATTTCACCACACCCATGGATACAGTCAAAGATTAGGTGCACAGATCCGACGCTGGGTACACAAAAATGCAATTAAGTGCACAAGTACCCAATGTTGCAAAACCTGTCAAGGAAGTCAATCTTCGCATAAACGACGCTGAAACAGAAAGGGGTAGCTTGAAGAAAAAGGTTCTACCAAACCTTTTGTCCGGCACATCTATGAATCTCCCGTGATAACTTGCGATCACACCTTACAGGATCCAAAGAACCCAAAGGACGATCCGTACAAGGCCTGCCGCAACATCTGTAAGCACCAGGGCGGCAACTTCGTGAGAGATGTTGAAGACCCTTCGTGCAGGTTCGAGTACACATCAAATAGTCCATACGAATGGTATCATAAAGTACCGTAGCTCCCACTCCGTCCCGTAGGCATAGACTTAGAACTTGTTGTTATGTTATACCTTTGATTGAAATGTCATGTAATAATAGTAGAAAAAGTTTAGTACCCAAAGCGGAGGAGACAAatatcttttgttgttgttgttgttgttgtttaagtGGGAGACCTCAAGAGGCCTCTTAGGCCTTCTGTCGGTAGGGAACCCGATCGGGGTTTCTGTCACAAAAACGCTGACCTGGAgcgggagagagagacagagacgaGTCATGTAGAtttgaatgtattttcaatACTGTAACTGCTAATTTGTAGTCGTTTTGTGTTTCTCCTAAGATTAAACCAAATGAATACCGCGTGGTTCTTACTGACTGTACAATCTTCCTTCTACAGCGTCCTGCGATGCACCAAGCACGGCTGGAAACTGGACTGCTCCACCATGAAGTACGTCAACCCCCCGGAAAGCTTCAGCCAGGATAAGTTAGGTACGGCAAATCTACGCTAGCATCTCTCTAACTGGTTCAGGAAGCTCGGACGATAACAAGCACAGATGCCTCTACCCTTGTATATGACGGTTCCTAACTTTCCACAGATTTCTTATGTACTACTTGTGTACTACCTTTCTCTCCAATGGGAGCAACCATAATAGTGAGCGAACAAagtgaattttgaaaatgaccTCTATTTGACCATGATGTAAAACTTACAACAAATAACGTTACTTCGTCATCAATGAAATTGACTACTATTCAACGTCATGACCTCACCGGGACTGGACGCCAAATAAGCCGTTAGTGTTATCATATCAACGTTGTTATGTCGTTTTCACCCTAACAAAATGGGCCAAGAGACCTGTAGATCGCCGGTGAAACTTGTCAGCACGAGTTTGACTTTGCTGTGCATGTGTCACTTTCTTGAATGAGCCAGAGATGCCTCTGACATCAAGGCATATGTTGTTCCAGTTCCGGAGCTGGATGAGGACGGCTCGCTGGCCCTGGTGGAACTGATCCCGCCTGAGCCGTGGAAGGTCGACGCGAGACCCCCGCAGGACATAAAACCCGGAGAAGTGCAGGTCTCCACCTGATTTCTTTGTTTgctaatacaaatgtaatttgtGGAATTTTGCCCTTTCCCCCGTGGAATGGAAGCTTTTATTATATTCAGCAGTATATGATGCATGTTAACACGCGTTTAGCTGTTATATGTCATGTGTCACGTTTTGTCCAGTGGTGCCGTTTATATAAGCCAGTTTGCTTGAGTgcggcaccactgtgtactgTGTGTACTGTTTGTTGTAATATAACAATAATATACAGCGGTCACGCAATCCTGTCAGCAATGCCTGTGAAGTTGGTGGGGCGGAACAATGTTAGCCTCAAACTATTCTCCTGGCAAATGCAATAATCTACGCCTGAAGAATGCAGCATGTCCTTGATGATCCTTGATGAACTGAAGGTTGCATTTCAACTTAAGCtgctcatgaataaacaattttctgtcaaTAGCATCTGTTTTTTTAACTCAAAGTATTAAATGAACTCTCCTAGCATATAAGCCGCAGGTGAAGATTGAGTTGATGGTGTTCAAATCACCATGGTCCCAAATTCCTCACCCCTAGCGTGTGAAAACGGTTTTGTTTACTAGATAACAACTTATAATTGTCGCCGAAAGGTCATTACGTTTCGCTTTATCATCACAGCTGATTTTGTAAGTTTATGATGGCCCCCAATCCTCATAGTATTATGGGTGCCATCGCGGCAGAAGttgtattaacgttatatatatatgtgataaCAGCAGAAGTTTGTTGCTGAGCTAATATCATTTCATTTCGTTTGgaatatttaacgttatatttctttCTAGCTGACGTTTTTCGCGCATGCGTGTATGGAGTTGAAGCTGGGAGACAAGACCATGTTCTTCGACCCATGGCTGACCGGACCCGCCTTCGCCAGGGGTTGGTGGCTGATCCACGAGCCGCCCGCTGATTGGCTGGACAGGCTGTCACGTGCAGACCTCATTTCATAGGatgctccccgatttactatgatttacctgcgattgacgcaggtacgctcttatgacctcatcgtacgatgcactacgatccttgtgaccacggcttcatatagttaaaccattgcttccgattctcccccgacttccgacgtactgcgcttatgccgcgcataaaacctccatcgcagtcaatcgtacgattcttgtgaccggggctttagagACTTTTGGAATTGTAATATGGATGGTACTACAGTGATGTTGATACATATGGCCCTTACAATTTAGAAGAAAGCAGAATAATCTCAATTGTATTCATTATTGCTGTTGTATGTTTGTAGTTGTAGAAGATCTGAAGGAAGTCCCTGTACATTTGTTCTTCTATGTCAGCAAGTTTTACTCTGAACCTCCACAGCTCTGTATGTGAGGCTCCTTTCACACCTGAATGGAGATCGGCGATAAAGCGTTTGAAGTGGCTTGGTACTTcctttccttctctttctctgcACTTAACCTCTCAAAGTCTTCTGCATCTCAAACAttctttctttacatttccGACCAAGATTTCTATTGTGTATGCTTATCTGGGAGGTTACAATGTGACATTAGATATCATATCAAACGTCAATTCTCGTAACCCGAAGTCTTCAGATAACAATGAAATTTTAAGATAAACTTGAGAGGGCTTTGCCTGATGACCAATATGGTGGCCATAGCTTCATGGTATCCGctagaattatgagagttataTGTTGTGTTCTTCCCAGCTATCCAACTCTGACGCTGCTTGCAGATAAGAACCCGAACATTCCGATCTACGTGGGTGACACGGCCATGCCGGTCTTCTGCAAACTGCAGCAGAGCGGCGTCACACTGAACCGCATCAACGTCTGCAGTTTCGGCGTGTGGCAAGAGGTAATGTTTACTTGTTGTTCGTATAGCGTGCAATCTGTACTACGATTGTTGCAACGTGTATTGCAATCACAGCAACCAAATCTAAATTTCAGAATCCAAAGAGAACGACATCAGGATAATGCGGACAGCAGGGAGAGGCTGTGCATATCTCATACTGTAAAGCTCAGAATAGAACATTTCCATAAAGGGCCCGGTCGGGTAGTTTGGGGGAACGAAAACTACGATatcaaagacaagaaaaacacaaaacggacaaAAGATGaatcaacagcatgccttgtgcatattcattGGTATAAACTTTGATTTTCCGTTTCctcaaacatcccggccgggccccgggtatgaaatgtgacgtaggccttactaGGGACAAAAATTACATGATGATTGAAAACGTGATTGATTGCTTGATTCCTTGATTGCTCATTTCTGTACCGCAGATCAATGCAGATCTTCGCTTCATGATCCTGATGGACGGTGTGCACCCTGACATGGACACCTGCATCTTGGTGGACTACAAGGGTAGGTCTGCAGGACTTTATAAATTTGTttcgttgtttttgtttgttagttCGTTTGACACGTCCAGCAGGCTAACTGACTTGGAGAAGAAGTCAGTAAGCTTGTGAGAAGGAAGGAATGATGGAAGGAAGAAAGGCAAGGACAGGAAAGAAAACTTTTGCTGTGTTGTCAGGCCATCTGATCTTGAACACCGTGGACTGCACTCAGCCCAACGGCATGCGGCTGCCCAGGAACGTGGACATCATGATGAGTGACTTCGCGGGGGGTGCATCCGGGTTCCCCATGGCGTTCTCTGGAGGACGATACACAAGTAAGAACACCTGCCTACTGTCGGTAACTCGGACACATCTTTGTGGCAAACACTTCCTATAGTTTATTGTTGTACTGTCCCGAAAGGTTAGGATCtggctgtttaaaaaaaagcgtTCTATAGGGCTTTCTGATGTCTCGCTGCCTAGAAGAAAACAATATATAATCaaaagccagataaaaacacctaaaaacgtcaaaaaaacaacaaaaggagcctaacctctgcttggagagtaacttttGTGTTTCTATACAGATTACAGAGTCACGGAATGGAGGACTGAAATATCTTACACGAGAAATCGACGATCTTGTACCTCCGTGGATTTATTCAGAGCTTTTGGGAATTTCCTCACCTTCCGCTTATTCTATCTATACATTTTCCTGCCAGCTTGCGGGTTCAACAATTTACGCGGCCGCGCGCAAAATCAGCCCTCTCAGTCTGCCCCTCTCCGATTACACCGTCGTCCGCCTCGCATCCTGTCACTCTGCatttatatttttaaaatatttacgaacaaacacaaacacacagatcgAAAACATACAGGATCGTTAAAACGTAGTATTTGCaggtaaaatgtattttttatattgacatttttttgcagAGGAATGGAAAGAAAGGTTCATCGCCACCGAGCGGAAAAAGCTGCTTTACTACAAGACACAAGTGGTTCGTGACGTCAATCCCAAAGTCTACTGTCCGTTCGCAGGGTACTTCGTGGAAGCGCATCCAGCAGACACGTGAGTGGACTGATCAACAGAACGGTTCTAGTTGCAGCCTGGTATCGTTAGAATAGTCTGTCACCcattataatgaatgaaagacctaaGTTATCGTACagtcatgcctcgacgggctaggtacaggtcgtTGGTAGTATGACGTAACAGACATATACTAGAAACAACAATATCTCTGTCACATAGTACAGTCGACTAGCTTCGAATGGAATTGTTGATCACCAAAGGTCATTCAAAAGGGTAGCGCATATTATTCGCCCGAAAATCTACCCTATCATATCTAACGGAGCATTGGCCGATCCATAAAAATCATACGATGCCTGAGAGAACACCTGGCGCAATACTGTCGAAAACAAATAGCGGAACGTATGACATACTAGCTCATATGACCGCACCCTAACGGAGAATGGCATAGGCACACACTTTCCAGCAAGCTTAAGAGGAATTGCGAAACTTTTTCGTATAcgttaatagggccttcacactgaaaccgaatcatcAGGAATcgagcagaaccagccggaatgaattatttgcaaaattcgtgccacattcgggcccattcgggtgggaattccaaataggccttaaatccccttcacacgagaaggaatgagccagaatgccgtcagaatgaaaattcttttctattcctgtgcattcgtagtgtattctagacattccgacTACATTTCAggtattctttcggccacattcgtgcaggattcgagatggcttgccgtttcgattctccatcgaatgagattaaaatgtttcgaataatgttggaatgccacagaatgcggtcagactgtcgtaggaatagttagaatacacttagaatccactatgaatgccattcgatatttctccattcgaatgcacctcgacagtttttaacatgtcaaaaactttcaggctagccaaaagaacgggcacgaatagctggaatgcagttagagcacactacgaattgccaggaattgcctggaatagaaaagaatattcattccgacggcattccggctcattcgtgctctcgtgtgaagggggcttaaataACTGTACATGTCCCGGAGGACAGATGATGATTTTCCCTCTACGTTCCAGGTATATCCGTGAGACTAACTTTAAGAACAGCGCGGAGAAGCTAAACACCCTCATCAACAGGTACTCAGACCACATCATCACGTGGACACCGCACCCTGGGGCCACTCTGGACCTGG contains the following coding sequences:
- the LOC118418888 gene encoding cytidine monophosphate-N-acetylneuraminic acid hydroxylase-like; this translates as MEQKSVEVLRLTSSETAALKPGVNLICREADNFVIYKDPKNPKDDPYKACRNICKHQGGNFVRDVEDPSCSVLRCTKHGWKLDCSTMKYVNPPESFSQDKLVPELDEDGSLALVELIPPEPWKVDARPPQDIKPGEVQLTFFAHACMELKLGDKTMFFDPWLTGPAFARGWWLIHEPPADWLDRLSRADLIFISNVNSRNPNYPTLTLLADKNPNIPIYVGDTAMPVFCKLQQSGVTLNRINVCSFGVWQEINADLRFMILMDGVHPDMDTCILVDYKGHLILNTVDCTQPNGMRLPRNVDIMMSDFAGGASGFPMAFSGGRYTKEWKERFIATERKKLLYYKTQVVRDVNPKVYCPFAGYFVEAHPADTYIRETNFKNSAEKLNTLINRYSDHIITWTPHPGATLDLARILDDTGDRRLAIVDPPPGTKIYKDSWDFGPYIDRINNCIGSEIFAYPDWIPVYYRWAGFRDYNLVLRMIETDDDFQSIEGGYDFLVDFLDLSFPRQRPAREHAYLEIKNRIGVHRQTVLKGLFWDDLYIGFNNRISRNPDTFHYKFWNHMQILLPQQPPDWASFLREQRKMHDGQPARAVWKPSRNNNFILFRLLQTLVPARALLVPGLVVFLATVYFFTSSKK